The Pasteuria penetrans genomic interval GAACCCCAACAAGGATTTGGATTCCAAGTCTGTCGTAGAGAGCATTCAATTTTTGTCTGCTAACAAAAATAAATTACAAACCACCTATTGGGCCAAGGATTTTATAACCACAAAGATATTGCTTGAAGCGGTGATTGGGAAGTTACGGAATCTTGGCTTTAATGATATAGATATTTTTGAGTGGATAGCCAGAACACTCAAGGAGGCTCTAGAGGAGGCAGAACCTTCACAAGGATGTGTCATTGGGAACTACTACCTGTGGTTGATGGATCGGATGTGGATTCCACAACAGTTTGGGTATCTTCCTAAGACAGAGGAGGGCTTTATCGACTATCTGAAACAAAGCTTGTCCCTCATGCAGCTATGGGGAATACCCTGTACAGAAGCAGTCCGTGTCGTTGTCCTAAAAATACAAAGGATCCCCAATCAATACAATTTGCCCCTGACAAGCGCCTATACCTGGTTGAAAACGGAGGGTTATCAGGACGTACTGGATGGTATAACTATGCCTAAGGATCAATCTATCGAAGAAACGGAAAAGACTACTGTATCTATTCTTCTAGATCCGGATCATGTGAAAAATTTGAAGGATGCGGTAGCAATAAGGGAGTTCAATCACAATATGCCAAAACCCGGCCTTTCACCCCCCGCTCATGGGATACCCGAAGTAGAGGTGGTAGGCTTGGTGGCAGCACATCTCCCAGAAAAGTACGGACCTGTTGGGGAGAGGGTGTCGCTGACCATACTTGAATCTCGCGCAAAGCAACCCTCACCTGAAACAAAATGTGCTGCCTGCGGGTGTTGCTTGGTAAAAACGGGATACTGGGTAAACAAAGCCGGTTTTCAGGATAAACCCCGAATTATAAAACACGGAATCATCAATGACTGGGTTTGTTTATCGATTATGCGTACACAGAGATGGGAGTGCCCGTTGTGCGGGAAAGACGTTACCCATGTGTATTCCATAATTGAACCTAAGAACACGTACACAAAGGCATGTAAAAAATCAGTTGCTGATATGGCAAGCGCTTCGACAGCAAAAGCTTCCGCAGGGTATCATGGGATTCCAGAGAAGACGGCTTATGGGATGTTATTTGAGGGGGCCCTTCTTAAGCAAGGACAGGAGCTAGAAGCGGAGGCCTTGAAAAGATACAAAAACCGGGAGGTCAGTCCAGAAAAGATGCAGGAGATTTTGCATTGGATTATCGAGACAGGGAACAAAAATATAGTAAAATCAACAGATCTTGATAAAATTGATAGTTCGGACGAACTCCCGCTGATGGATCAAAGTCAGAAAAATACCATTATGTACGATGGAGAAGGAAGGGGTGTAGTGTTATCCCCTCAGGAACTGAAACGGCTCCGTGCCCTGTGTACATATGGTATCGTTTGCATCGATGATACCGCCGTACGTAAAGGAAATGAGTATGTAACCCTCTTTCATGATCCAATTCATAAGACTGTATTGGCCGTGATCAAGGGGAGGAGTCAAGAAGAACTCGAAAAAAATATCAAGGAGTTCCACCCGGAATTGCTTGAGCTGAAACCAGCTGCCGTTATTATTGATCGCGCTAGGTCCTATCGTAATTTCATAGAAAAAAACTATTGTGATGCGGTGATCATCCATGACAGATTCCATATTGTTATGAACATAAGGGATCATGCCCTGCATCCAATTGTAACGGGCTTTTTCAAAAATAAAAAATTCGTTGATTCTGTTGATCAAATGCTTCTGGATTTGCTTCAAAAAAGCCTTTATAAGCAACTTACACCCCAGGATGAACTGGCACTGCAGGAGCTACTCCAATACTTTCCTGACCTCAAACTCCAATACGAGAAAATAGAGAAAACCCGCTCCCGTTTTCGGAAACAGTATGAACAATCTAAGCTATCTAGGGATGATGTTGATGAATGCATATCATATATTATCGATATGTATGAAAACCTAATATCAGAATACAAAAATATGCCTAAAAACAAGAAAAAGAATTGTTTTTTAAAAATAAAGCAGGCAATCCGCGGGGCCTTGAAGAACCGTTATTGGGAAACCATGGATTCACAGGTAAGAGCCTTCATAAAAAGGGTTTTTGAGTATACTTCCTCTTGGTCCCATTTGGAGAAAGCTTACGGGTTTGTAACTGCACTGGGGCATTGGTATGACAATGAGTTCCATACGATCCAGGAGGCTCGGGATGCCCTGCGTGCCCTGATGGAAGCAGGACTACAATCCCGGTGCGTGGGCATTCAAAACGCGGCAAAAAGCTTAGAATCCGGCGAGGATTATATCGCCAATTACCACCTCTGTAGAATGACCAATGGCGTTGCAGAGGGTAGAAATTGTTTCGTCAAGTCCATCATGCGCCGATATTTCGGGATTAAGAATGATAAAAATTACAAAAATCTAGTGATTGTGTTATCCAACCGTCCTCGCACCCAAACCGAGTACAAACCTCGATATTCCCGTGTTAGATCCTGGGCCTCGTAATCATTTTTTACATATAGAACTACATGGGTAGTTGGGAGAGGGGGATATCCCGTTTGTTTCGGCATTCCAAACTAAGGTACTATGTTGCACAGTGAGCGTCCCATTGGGCCCATCCCCCTTGTACATTGTGCATGCTGCTCGAACGTATAGGAAAGGTCTGTTGTTGGTTTCTCCCCCTTTCGCGACTTTTCCCGAGGTACCATACCCCTTAGATTTGGCGTGTACTTAGTCGCAGCTGCTGTTGTCCATAATGAAAAGGGGGGAGAGCCTATCAACTAGGGTTATAGGGCAGCCCGGTGAACTCAAACGATCTGTTTGCCTACCATCCGTTCTTCATATGCTACTCCATAATACTGCCTGCCTGATTCATGCAATAATTTCATACCCTAAAGCCTCTGTTCATCCACCCGCTATGAACAGCGGAGACCCACCCGGGCAGGTTCAGCATTCCTAGGCTTCCATTCAGACATCCATCGGAAAGATAGAAATAAGATGGTAGAGCGTTCGAAGGCAACAAGGATGCATCGATGGATACAAAGGGAATGGACTGAGATAGCTAAGCGACTCAATCCCAGTACGGGTAGGGTGGATCGAATACTACGGCGCCTTTCAGTCGTTTAGAGTGATAAGGGCCCTACCATATTTAGTAGACGACAGGTTGAAGAAATGGGGGAAATACAAGGGATTCAGTAGGGGCTGGGGGAAAGTGAGCAGATGGGTATATCCGTTCCAGGTATAAGAGGTTGTTTGCACATGGGCGCCTATTCAGGTGAATTCTGATCTCATGGACCCTAAGAGCCGCATAATGTGAGAGTAGTACGTGTAGGTCTGTGTCTGTGGGTGGGTTGGCTTGAGGATGCCAACCCTACTTGACGAATGCATACACCCGTTTGGATGCTGCCTGCGCACCCCTCCTTTTCCAATTTTCCTTTACAGGAGGGATTAGGTTGGGATAGGGTGTATACGATAGGTTACTTGGTAGTGACTACCACTATAAATTTTTTGTTTTTAAACCTTATTGTGTGGGGCGGGATATGATTCAATCTATATTAATTTTTTATTATGTTTTTAGGTATGGGGGTTGAAATGAATAAAATGAATAATAAGTATGCGTTTGCTATATTTTCTGTTACTTCCGTGTTATTGGGATTTTTCCATGAACCCACGGCTTCCTCCTTGGGGGAATCATCCTTGTCCGGTATTCGAGATTTGCCGTCTCCTAATTCGTTGTTGCTACACAGGGATGTGTCGTTGGACGGGGGGGACGATCCCGAACATTGTGAACCCGGGAAAGCAAGATCCCGTACCAAGAGAGGCAAAGGAAGGGGTTCTGGAAGATCGGCTCCGAGCGATCAGCTTACTAGGGACGGAAGTACAGAGCCCTCGTCGTCCACAGCAGGTGTTTCCCCCGTTTCCCCCATGGATGGTGTCTCTCCTATGGATGGTGGCGTCTCCCCTATGGGTGGTGGTGTCTCTCCTATGGTGGGTACCCCTCCCGCGACCTTCCAACAAGGGGACTCCAGTGGTTCCCCCGGTCTTTCATCGGCGGAGCCCCAGGGCCAAGATTTATTGATAGAAAAGGCGTTAGATGCGATGGAGAAGATTCCGTCTGATCGATATGGGGAGGGTCCGGATGTCGTTCATCAAGTTCTTAGAGACAGGCTTAAGGAGATAGGAGTATTGTCGCCTGATCTTGTAGATCGGTTAGCGAGACAGGCACCGTGGGTACCCCAATCTTTTTACAAGTATTTCAAGGACCACCTACGGGGGATGACACCGGAGGATTACCGTAGGGTACCACTAAAGTATGTGAGAAACACCCCCCCAGATCAATGGGTGCATTACACCGTTTTCCAGCTACGGGCATTGGGGGATGATATAGGAAAAATGGGAATGGAACTCGCCTTCATGCTGGGACCCAGGATCATGGAATTAGAGGATTTCCAAATTAGGACGTTGGGGTTCGGTAAGGTTAGGGTGGCGGATGCGGCATTGGTTCCCGGAGACGTTGTGTACCGAAGCCTCTTAGAATATTCAATTGCGGAGGGTAGGCTTAGGTGGATTGCGGTTGATGATGTCTCATCCATACCTAATCGTTATTTTCGGTTTCCGTACAGTATGGGTTCTGATGAATTCGTTTCTTCTGCTGCTCATTCTGTATTGAGACATTTGTCGCTTTCTCAGTTTGAGGGATTATCGGATTCGCAGTTACGTCACATAAGGGACTCTCGTCTGAATCAGATAGCATTTATGCAAATTCCGGGCGGGGATTATGTCAGAAGGCTACGGGGAACGTACGATCCCGAGGAGATACGGAACATCCTAGTAGATGACAGGATAGATTGTATGAGAAAATATGGTTGGAGGGGTCCTTATGATGTGGAATCGCTTACGAGGCGCGCGGTGAGGAGGTTGACTGATGAGGATTTCTTGGAATTACGGGATCAACTCAGCGAGGAACAAAAGGGGTGGAGGCTTCCAGAGGGAGGGTGATTCAACAGCCACCTACATTCGGGTGTCGGGTCAAAAGTATGGACGATACGGGTTGACCATGTAGGCTCCCCCTACCTTACTTTCTGTTTTTGCTTCTATGTAATCATAATATTCTATCTATTAATAAATTTAGGGACCGTGCAATTTCTTGTGGGGAATGCCCTATCTATGAATCTAGTCTCACCTTTTCGTAAAGCAATTGAGTAACATAATAACATTTTGTTATGACACTGTTCCTGTTTTGATATCCCAGGGGTATTTATCTTATTTCATATGAATTTTTATAAAATTTTTACTAGGTCCTTGCGCGGAAGACGAACATTGTGTTGTAGTAAGATCCATCCTGTTTATGGTACGTACAAAAACAACAAAAAATCCGTAATGTTGTCAACATTACGGATAAGATGGAACAAGGTTCCATTACCATGGACAAAGCGATCTGATCAACAAATAGGGCACGATCGCACGATCTGCAGTGAAAAAGAATGAAGCGTTATTATGTAAAAAGGGGATGACTCATGCCCCCTACCTCTGATAGAATATTGATCATCAACAAACAATAAACTCAGAGGAGGGAAAACATGAGCATCCACACCCATAATACAACATTATCAGGAAAAATCAATATCCAAAAAGAAGAGTCATGGATAGCTAGAAATTCGATGAAGATAGGCGACCGGTCCATGGACTCCCCGTATTGTGGAAAAACACTGAAAAGTACGTGTCCCTTCTGTCATAGCCATAATGTCTTAATAGATGAGAAACTGATTCTAACCGATAGGACCATAATGGCAATAGCAAACGAAAAGCTGGCCCTAGCCAACGAGACAATGGCAATGGCAAACGAGAAGCTGGCCCTAGCCAACGAGACAATGGCAATGGCAAACGAGAAGCTGGCCCTAGCCAACGAGACAATGGCAATGGCAAACGAGAAGCTGGCCCTAGCCAACAAGGCAACGGCAATGGCAGCAGGGAATAAG includes:
- a CDS encoding transposase, translating into MEKQVLELMTYPHSITNPLGSIDSVISYVEVGLSDVPKHCGRIFQSRVRDLSEVLLNMNPNKDLDSKSVVESIQFLSANKNKLQTTYWAKDFITTKILLEAVIGKLRNLGFNDIDIFEWIARTLKEALEEAEPSQGCVIGNYYLWLMDRMWIPQQFGYLPKTEEGFIDYLKQSLSLMQLWGIPCTEAVRVVVLKIQRIPNQYNLPLTSAYTWLKTEGYQDVLDGITMPKDQSIEETEKTTVSILLDPDHVKNLKDAVAIREFNHNMPKPGLSPPAHGIPEVEVVGLVAAHLPEKYGPVGERVSLTILESRAKQPSPETKCAACGCCLVKTGYWVNKAGFQDKPRIIKHGIINDWVCLSIMRTQRWECPLCGKDVTHVYSIIEPKNTYTKACKKSVADMASASTAKASAGYHGIPEKTAYGMLFEGALLKQGQELEAEALKRYKNREVSPEKMQEILHWIIETGNKNIVKSTDLDKIDSSDELPLMDQSQKNTIMYDGEGRGVVLSPQELKRLRALCTYGIVCIDDTAVRKGNEYVTLFHDPIHKTVLAVIKGRSQEELEKNIKEFHPELLELKPAAVIIDRARSYRNFIEKNYCDAVIIHDRFHIVMNIRDHALHPIVTGFFKNKKFVDSVDQMLLDLLQKSLYKQLTPQDELALQELLQYFPDLKLQYEKIEKTRSRFRKQYEQSKLSRDDVDECISYIIDMYENLISEYKNMPKNKKKNCFLKIKQAIRGALKNRYWETMDSQVRAFIKRVFEYTSSWSHLEKAYGFVTALGHWYDNEFHTIQEARDALRALMEAGLQSRCVGIQNAAKSLESGEDYIANYHLCRMTNGVAEGRNCFVKSIMRRYFGIKNDKNYKNLVIVLSNRPRTQTEYKPRYSRVRSWAS